A genome region from Dolichospermum compactum NIES-806 includes the following:
- a CDS encoding fasciclin domain-containing protein, with amino-acid sequence MADIVDIAVSNDAFKTLVAAVSAAGLVETLKSPGPFTVFAPTDDAFAKLPPGTITTLLQNIPQLARILTYHVVLGKLTKADLAKLGTVTSVEGSPIKINCEDGFEVKNATVLAADIDADNGVIHVIDTVILMG; translated from the coding sequence ATGGCTGATATTGTTGATATTGCAGTTAGTAATGATGCGTTTAAAACTTTGGTGGCTGCTGTCTCTGCTGCTGGGTTAGTGGAAACATTAAAAAGTCCGGGTCCATTCACCGTGTTTGCACCCACTGATGACGCTTTTGCTAAGTTACCACCAGGCACAATTACAACTTTATTACAAAATATTCCCCAATTAGCACGCATTCTCACCTATCATGTCGTGCTTGGCAAGTTAACAAAGGCTGATTTGGCGAAACTTGGTACAGTTACTTCTGTGGAAGGTTCTCCTATTAAAATTAATTGTGAAGATGGTTTTGAGGTGAAAAATGCCACAGTTTTAGCAGCGGATATTGATGCTGATAATGGCGTGATTCACGTTATTGATACTGTGATCTTGATGGGTTAA
- a CDS encoding putative 2-dehydropantoate 2-reductase produces MDKRTYAILGTGALGGFYGAKLQKSGLEVHYLLKSDYQQVRENGLIIQSKDGDFTLPQVNAYNDVNKMPQCDVVIISLKTTQNQLLPDLLPPIVKNNGVVLVLQNGMDIEPEIAKIVDNVNIIGGLCFLCSNKVAPGHIHHLDYGQISLGAYASNYQSTGITKQMEEIASDFEKAGISIELLEDLLLARWKKLVWNIPYNGLSVILDGRTDELMTDIHTHQLVESLMREVVVGAKSTGRIIPESFIETMLDYTLKMKPYRTSMKIDFDEKRPLEVEAIFGNPLRKAELAGVNLQQIRCLYQQLKFLDMRNRS; encoded by the coding sequence ATGGATAAACGCACTTATGCAATACTAGGAACTGGCGCATTAGGCGGATTTTATGGTGCAAAGCTACAAAAATCCGGTTTAGAAGTTCACTATTTACTCAAAAGTGATTATCAACAAGTCAGGGAAAATGGTTTAATTATTCAGTCTAAAGACGGTGACTTTACCCTTCCCCAAGTCAATGCTTATAATGATGTCAATAAAATGCCACAGTGTGATGTGGTCATAATATCATTAAAAACTACTCAAAATCAACTTCTACCAGATTTATTACCACCCATAGTTAAAAATAATGGCGTAGTATTGGTATTGCAAAATGGCATGGATATAGAACCAGAAATTGCCAAAATTGTAGATAATGTTAACATTATTGGCGGTTTATGTTTTCTCTGTTCTAACAAAGTCGCACCAGGACATATTCATCATTTAGATTATGGACAAATTAGTTTAGGTGCTTATGCTTCTAATTATCAATCAACTGGCATTACTAAACAAATGGAAGAAATTGCCAGCGACTTTGAAAAAGCAGGTATATCAATAGAACTATTAGAAGATTTACTTTTAGCCCGTTGGAAAAAATTAGTCTGGAATATTCCCTATAATGGCTTATCTGTAATTCTTGATGGGAGAACAGATGAATTAATGACGGATATTCACACTCATCAATTAGTAGAAAGTTTGATGAGGGAAGTAGTAGTAGGGGCAAAAAGTACCGGGAGAATCATTCCTGAAAGTTTTATAGAAACAATGTTAGATTACACCTTGAAAATGAAACCTTACCGCACTAGCATGAAAATTGATTTTGATGAAAAGCGTCCTTTAGAAGTAGAAGCAATTTTTGGTAATCCATTAAGAAAAGCAGAATTAGCAGGTGTAAATTTGCAGCAAATTCGTTGTTTATATCAACAATTGAAGTTTTTGGATATGAGAAATAGAAGTTAA
- a CDS encoding CBS domain-containing protein, with translation MMKAEDIMTTEVVTIRGSATVAEAVDLMKYKGLRSLIVEPRTENDPYGMVSETDIVYKVAAYGKDSKQVRVYEIMTKPCIVVNPELGVEYVARLFANTGIRRAPVIKGKLLGIVSITDILRKSDLFENPKRIFIEDEIEVAREEARTICTTKGDSSRECAAAWDIVEELLAVASDQRLVKENVVE, from the coding sequence ATGATGAAAGCTGAAGACATAATGACCACAGAAGTTGTAACAATTCGTGGTTCAGCAACCGTAGCAGAAGCTGTAGATTTAATGAAATATAAAGGTTTGCGATCTTTAATTGTTGAACCTCGCACAGAAAATGACCCCTATGGTATGGTCAGTGAAACTGATATTGTTTATAAAGTTGCTGCTTACGGTAAAGACTCCAAACAAGTGCGAGTTTATGAAATTATGACCAAGCCTTGTATTGTTGTCAATCCTGAACTTGGGGTGGAGTATGTAGCCCGCTTATTTGCCAATACAGGCATCCGTCGCGCTCCTGTAATTAAAGGTAAGCTATTAGGAATCGTCTCAATTACCGATATCCTCAGAAAAAGTGATTTGTTTGAAAATCCAAAACGCATCTTTATTGAAGACGAAATAGAAGTTGCACGGGAAGAAGCGAGAACAATTTGTACAACTAAGGGTGATTCTTCTCGTGAATGTGCAGCAGCTTGGGATATTGTAGAAGAACTTCTGGCAGTAGCATCTGACCAAAGATTAGTGAAGGAGAACGTTGTCGAATAA
- a CDS encoding CBS domain-containing protein, whose translation MIKAEDIMTTEVVTIRGSATVAEAVALMKERHLRSLIVEPRTENDPYGMITETDIVYKVGAYGQDPKQVRVYEIMTKPCIVVNPELGVEYIARLFANTGIRRAPVIKGKLLGIISITDILRKSDFVENPKSYFEMYCQEFPDALEARVYED comes from the coding sequence ATGATTAAAGCTGAAGACATAATGACCACAGAAGTTGTGACAATTCGCGGTTCAGCAACCGTAGCAGAAGCTGTAGCACTAATGAAAGAACGCCATCTGCGCTCTTTAATTGTCGAACCTCGCACAGAAAATGACCCCTATGGCATGATAACTGAAACTGATATTGTTTATAAAGTTGGTGCTTATGGTCAAGACCCCAAACAAGTGCGAGTTTATGAAATTATGACCAAGCCTTGTATTGTCGTCAATCCTGAGCTTGGTGTGGAGTATATAGCCCGCTTATTTGCCAATACAGGCATCCGTCGCGCTCCTGTCATTAAAGGTAAACTATTAGGAATCATCTCAATTACTGATATTCTCAGAAAAAGTGACTTTGTGGAAAATCCAAAAAGCTATTTTGAGATGTATTGTCAGGAATTTCCCGATGCTTTAGAAGCCAGAGTTTACGAAGATTAA
- the trxA gene encoding thioredoxin, producing the protein MATSESLNESLVKYIQKSEFESLLEAKELFVMDCTATWCGPCRMVAPLMDKLAEEYKDQVKVVKLDVGEGENQSVAKKYGIRSIPAVMFFNNGELSEIVVGVVPYEKFTTALNKIL; encoded by the coding sequence ATGGCTACTTCTGAGAGTCTGAATGAAAGTCTTGTTAAATATATCCAAAAATCAGAATTTGAATCGCTCTTAGAGGCAAAGGAGTTGTTTGTCATGGACTGTACCGCAACTTGGTGCGGACCTTGTAGGATGGTTGCTCCTTTAATGGATAAACTAGCCGAAGAATACAAAGATCAGGTAAAAGTGGTCAAATTAGACGTTGGTGAAGGCGAAAACCAAAGCGTTGCGAAAAAGTACGGTATTCGCAGTATTCCCGCAGTTATGTTTTTCAATAACGGTGAATTATCAGAAATAGTTGTTGGGGTAGTTCCCTATGAAAAATTCACCACAGCTTTAAACAAAATACTTTAA
- a CDS encoding nucleoside monophosphate kinase: MRLIFLGVPGAGKSTQGAALSSQWQIPHISIDDICRQAIAKETSFGLKVKPYIERGDVVPDDFLLNIIRQRLNHASAQQGWILDGFPGNLSQAKLLDQLLLEIQAKNHNTSSKQLYDQVFSFYVPIDVLLPRLLQQSRLDDTHDSVYKRIELYHEHSASLIQYYRQQNCLTMINGDRSVEIVTHFLQDSVAKSYLTANKKI; this comes from the coding sequence ATGCGATTGATTTTCTTGGGAGTACCGGGTGCTGGCAAGAGTACCCAGGGGGCAGCACTGTCAAGCCAATGGCAAATTCCGCATATTTCCATAGATGATATATGCCGTCAGGCGATCGCCAAGGAGACTTCTTTCGGCTTAAAAGTCAAGCCCTATATAGAAAGAGGTGATGTAGTTCCAGATGATTTCCTGCTGAATATCATCCGCCAACGCTTAAATCATGCCTCTGCTCAACAGGGTTGGATTCTGGATGGATTTCCTGGTAACTTATCCCAGGCGAAACTTCTTGATCAACTACTATTAGAAATCCAGGCTAAAAACCACAATACTTCATCAAAACAGCTTTACGACCAAGTTTTTAGCTTTTATGTCCCCATTGATGTTTTGTTGCCAAGGTTACTGCAACAAAGTCGCCTAGATGATACTCATGATAGTGTTTACAAGCGAATAGAACTCTATCATGAGCATTCTGCGTCCTTAATTCAGTATTATCGCCAACAAAATTGTTTAACCATGATTAATGGCGATCGCTCAGTTGAAATAGTAACTCACTTTTTACAAGATTCCGTTGCCAAATCTTATTTAACAGCAAATAAAAAAATTTAA
- a CDS encoding recombinase family protein — MATEKSKDSYLWEKLDQARKAKAASGGYAGYGSPAFGQQSVNGELVENPSEQQIIELIRRHHKSGKSLPQIAAWLNQQGYQTKRGSQWQPVSVKRVLDRLYGKIQRISGMDED; from the coding sequence ATGGCAACTGAAAAATCAAAAGACTCTTACCTGTGGGAAAAACTAGACCAAGCCAGGAAAGCGAAAGCTGCTAGTGGCGGCTATGCCGGCTATGGTTCACCTGCTTTTGGTCAACAGTCCGTTAATGGTGAATTAGTGGAAAATCCATCTGAACAACAGATTATTGAATTAATTCGCCGTCACCACAAGTCAGGAAAATCACTTCCACAAATCGCCGCTTGGCTTAACCAGCAGGGATATCAAACCAAGCGGGGGAGTCAATGGCAACCTGTATCAGTTAAAAGAGTCCTAGACAGGCTATATGGTAAAATACAGAGGATTTCGGGCATGGATGAAGACTAA
- a CDS encoding CBS domain-containing protein — protein MQIDESPIGVPCLEDAIDRQPLVVAPNTSLIDVVNLMNQMRGNSCLLPDFDLEIGFNSMQGTRSSCVLVMEETELLGIFTERDIVKFTAMGTDFTNVKIADVMVHPVITLAETAFRDIFAALFLFRRYRIRHLVIVNAKEQLVGIVSPESIRQVLRPTNLLKMRRVSEVMTTQVIHAPPTASVLSLAQMMAEHQVSCVVIAKTDSWNDVLSAFKPVGIVTERDIVQFQALGLNLPQIQARTVMSTPLFLLSPEDSLWSAHQEMQQRRVQRLVVSWDWGAKLAIVTQTSLLRIFDPLEMYGVIETLQITVAQLETEKAKYFHSRTSSTELPLQPEFKQIQKQHIVADENLDNLIATVQSRIEHLIKNPDLSTELQQMYLGLATTEMQKIRHCLHG, from the coding sequence ATGCAAATTGATGAGTCACCCATTGGTGTTCCCTGTTTAGAAGATGCGATAGATAGACAGCCACTGGTTGTTGCGCCCAATACCTCCCTGATTGATGTTGTGAATTTAATGAATCAAATGCGAGGTAATAGTTGTTTATTACCTGATTTTGATTTGGAAATTGGCTTTAATTCCATGCAAGGCACGCGTTCAAGTTGTGTTTTAGTCATGGAAGAAACAGAGCTATTGGGTATTTTTACAGAGCGAGATATTGTCAAATTCACAGCAATGGGTACAGACTTTACTAATGTGAAAATAGCTGATGTCATGGTGCATCCAGTCATAACCTTGGCAGAAACTGCATTTCGGGATATATTTGCTGCACTGTTTTTATTTCGACGATATCGCATTCGCCACTTGGTGATAGTCAATGCAAAGGAACAACTCGTGGGGATTGTCTCCCCAGAAAGTATTAGGCAAGTTTTGCGCCCTACCAACTTGCTGAAAATGCGCCGTGTGTCAGAAGTAATGACTACGCAGGTAATTCATGCACCACCCACAGCCTCCGTACTCAGCTTGGCACAGATGATGGCAGAACATCAAGTTAGTTGCGTGGTGATAGCGAAAACAGATTCCTGGAATGATGTTTTATCTGCTTTTAAACCAGTAGGAATTGTTACAGAAAGAGATATCGTACAATTTCAAGCATTGGGATTAAATCTGCCTCAAATTCAAGCAAGAACAGTCATGAGTACACCCTTATTTTTGCTTAGTCCAGAAGATTCCCTATGGTCTGCCCATCAAGAAATGCAGCAGCGGCGAGTGCAGCGATTAGTTGTATCCTGGGATTGGGGAGCAAAGTTAGCGATCGTAACTCAAACCAGTTTGTTACGGATATTTGACCCACTGGAGATGTATGGAGTCATAGAAACATTACAAATAACTGTAGCTCAGTTGGAAACAGAGAAAGCTAAATATTTCCATAGCCGAACTAGCTCCACCGAACTACCTCTACAGCCAGAGTTCAAGCAGATACAGAAACAACATATAGTTGCTGACGAAAACTTAGATAACTTGATTGCTACTGTGCAAAGCCGGATAGAACATTTGATCAAAAACCCTGATTTATCCACAGAATTACAGCAAATGTATTTAGGTTTAGCGACAACGGAGATGCAAAAAATTCGCCATTGTCTTCATGGCTAA
- a CDS encoding FAD-dependent oxidoreductase encodes MSLTEEILSQLPGDVLGSLRRTDSILTSLRIGNTPIPNVVTENPKNLDSVEFDVIICGGTLGILIAAALAVRGVRVALLERGVLRGREQEWNISRKELEVFRELELLTADELAQAIVTEYNPARVSFQGDTEVWVEDVLNIGVNPIYLLETLKTRFLNAGGKLFENTPFSDTVVHPNGVMINNQFTAKLLLDAMGNLSPISQQARQGKKPDALCLVVGSCATGFPENNLGDLLLSFTALENQCQYFWEAFPAKDGRTTYLFTYMDADPQRLSLETLFDEYLRLLPEYQGVEINCLNFQRALFGFFPSYRQSPLQTPWNRILPVGDSSGNQSPLSFGGFGAMVRHLQRLTLGIEEALKTDQLSAQSLAILQPYQPSLSVNWLFQQAMSVGVNQQIDPNQINQLLSAVFAQMQELGTPVLKPFLQDIVQFKALTQTLLKTGLSHPLLVAKIIPQVGLLSLLDWMLHYINLWVYNGLFFVTPVIEFLVNNLSMQQQYYWHRLIDKWRFGSGNDYHE; translated from the coding sequence ATGTCACTAACCGAAGAAATTCTTTCCCAACTCCCAGGGGATGTTTTAGGCAGCTTGCGTCGTACTGATAGCATATTAACATCCCTAAGAATCGGTAACACACCCATACCCAACGTAGTTACAGAAAATCCCAAAAATTTAGACTCTGTAGAATTTGATGTCATTATCTGTGGTGGAACTTTAGGAATTTTAATCGCTGCTGCTTTAGCTGTGCGGGGTGTGCGCGTAGCGTTGCTAGAAAGGGGAGTTTTACGCGGAAGAGAACAAGAATGGAATATTTCTCGCAAAGAGTTAGAAGTATTTCGGGAATTGGAATTGTTGACAGCAGACGAATTAGCACAAGCTATCGTCACAGAATATAATCCCGCAAGAGTTAGCTTTCAAGGAGATACAGAAGTATGGGTAGAAGATGTTCTTAACATTGGTGTCAATCCTATTTATCTTCTGGAAACATTAAAAACTCGCTTTCTCAATGCTGGAGGGAAGTTATTTGAAAATACACCATTTAGCGATACAGTAGTTCACCCAAATGGAGTTATGATCAATAATCAATTTACCGCAAAATTGTTATTAGATGCCATGGGAAATCTTTCCCCAATTAGCCAACAAGCGCGTCAAGGAAAAAAACCAGATGCACTTTGTTTAGTTGTGGGAAGTTGCGCGACAGGATTTCCAGAAAATAACTTAGGTGACTTGCTGTTATCTTTCACAGCTTTGGAAAATCAATGTCAATATTTTTGGGAAGCTTTTCCAGCTAAAGATGGTAGAACTACATATTTATTTACCTATATGGATGCAGATCCACAACGGTTGAGTTTAGAAACTTTATTTGATGAATATTTGCGCCTATTACCAGAATATCAAGGTGTGGAAATTAATTGCCTAAATTTTCAACGGGCATTATTTGGTTTCTTTCCTAGCTATCGTCAAAGTCCTCTGCAAACCCCTTGGAATCGCATTTTGCCTGTGGGAGATAGTAGCGGTAATCAATCACCTTTAAGTTTTGGTGGTTTTGGCGCTATGGTGCGTCATTTACAAAGGCTAACTTTAGGAATTGAAGAAGCATTAAAAACTGATCAATTATCTGCCCAATCTTTAGCAATCTTGCAACCCTATCAACCTAGTTTAAGTGTCAATTGGTTATTCCAACAAGCGATGAGTGTAGGTGTCAATCAACAAATTGATCCTAATCAAATTAACCAATTACTCTCCGCTGTATTTGCCCAAATGCAGGAGTTAGGAACACCTGTTTTAAAACCTTTTTTACAAGATATCGTCCAGTTTAAGGCGTTAACCCAAACTTTGTTAAAAACTGGTTTATCTCATCCTTTATTAGTGGCAAAGATTATTCCCCAAGTTGGTTTGTTGAGTTTATTAGATTGGATGTTACATTATATTAACTTATGGGTTTATAATGGGTTATTTTTTGTAACTCCAGTAATAGAATTTTTAGTTAATAATTTATCTATGCAACAACAATATTACTGGCATCGGTTAATAGATAAATGGCGGTTTGGTTCCGGCAATGATTACCATGAATAA
- a CDS encoding TdeIII family type II restriction endonuclease yields the protein MRSVPFAKIYPNLEARIAIPFNPFKKSWYEKQKSMLSNSPLDTTQDIWVENEFWDFCSGKENTFEELQV from the coding sequence CTGAGATCAGTTCCATTTGCCAAAATATATCCTAACCTAGAAGCGCGTATTGCTATTCCTTTTAATCCTTTTAAAAAATCTTGGTATGAAAAACAAAAGAGTATGCTATCTAATTCTCCTCTAGATACTACCCAAGATATATGGGTTGAAAATGAATTTTGGGATTTTTGTTCTGGAAAGGAAAATACATTTGAGGAGTTACAAGTTTAG
- a CDS encoding NAD(P)H-quinone oxidoreductase subunit F, translated as MAQYLLDTVWLIPVYALIGGLLAIPWSPGIIRKTGPRPAGYVNVVMTFISFFHAVFAFPAVWNHPAKEVFIPWLSTAGLNLTINLELSSVSVGAVIIITGLNLLAQIYAIGYMEMDWGWGRFFSLLGLFEAGLCALVLCNDLFFTYVILEVLTLGTYLLVGLWFSQPLVVTGARDAFLTKRVGDLFLLMGVLGLWTLSGTWNYAELAEWADTVNVNPTIITLVCFGLIAGPMGKCAQFPLHLWLDEAMEGPIPSTILRSSVVVASGAWVLIKLQPVFSLSPVASAVIVAIGAVTAIGGSLIAIAQIDIKRCLSYSVSVYMGLVFIAVGTQQNEAALLLVITHALAAALLVMSTGGIVWNSVTQDVTQLGGLWSRRPMSGLAFIIGTLGLIGFPPLGSFWALFKLADGLWGTHPILVGIVIVVNALTAFSLTREFALIFGGKPKQMSERSPEAIWLMVLPMMILSGFVLHLPIVLQSLSLLPEWATLNKDVALLLIWSSIFGCSISSIIYLGNIPKPIRLPWQGLQNLFAYDFYTPKLYKVTIIFGVAQLSKFADMLDRFVIDGIVNFVGLFSLLGGEGLKYSNTGQTQSYALTVLLGVGVLGAWVTWPFWGIQLMDLIF; from the coding sequence ATGGCTCAGTATTTATTAGACACTGTTTGGCTGATTCCGGTTTATGCCTTGATAGGTGGGCTTTTAGCCATACCTTGGTCACCGGGGATAATCCGCAAAACTGGTCCTCGACCGGCGGGATATGTCAACGTTGTCATGACTTTTATCTCATTTTTCCATGCTGTTTTTGCTTTTCCCGCAGTGTGGAATCATCCAGCCAAAGAAGTATTTATTCCTTGGCTATCAACAGCAGGTTTAAACCTGACTATTAATTTAGAACTTTCTTCTGTCAGCGTCGGTGCAGTAATTATTATTACCGGATTGAATTTGTTGGCGCAGATATACGCTATTGGTTACATGGAAATGGACTGGGGTTGGGGACGCTTCTTTTCCTTGTTGGGATTATTTGAAGCAGGTCTGTGTGCCTTAGTTTTGTGTAACGATTTATTTTTCACTTATGTAATTTTGGAAGTCCTCACCTTGGGAACTTACCTATTAGTAGGTTTGTGGTTTAGTCAGCCCTTGGTAGTCACTGGGGCGCGAGATGCTTTTTTAACCAAACGGGTGGGAGACTTGTTTTTGTTAATGGGTGTCTTGGGACTTTGGACACTTTCGGGAACTTGGAATTATGCAGAGTTAGCAGAATGGGCGGACACAGTCAATGTTAATCCCACAATTATCACCTTAGTATGCTTCGGGTTAATTGCAGGACCTATGGGTAAATGCGCCCAGTTTCCCTTGCATTTATGGTTAGATGAGGCAATGGAGGGGCCTATTCCCAGTACAATTTTGCGGAGTTCGGTGGTAGTTGCTAGTGGTGCATGGGTGTTAATTAAATTACAACCTGTGTTTAGCTTGTCTCCTGTGGCATCTGCGGTGATAGTGGCTATTGGGGCAGTGACAGCTATTGGTGGTTCATTAATTGCGATCGCTCAAATTGACATCAAACGCTGTTTATCCTACTCTGTCAGTGTTTACATGGGATTGGTATTTATTGCCGTAGGCACACAGCAAAATGAAGCAGCATTACTATTAGTCATCACCCATGCCCTCGCCGCTGCATTGTTAGTCATGAGTACCGGGGGAATCGTTTGGAACAGTGTTACCCAAGACGTTACCCAATTAGGTGGATTATGGTCACGTCGTCCCATGTCCGGTTTAGCCTTTATTATCGGCACATTGGGTTTAATCGGTTTTCCGCCTTTAGGGAGTTTTTGGGCTTTATTCAAATTAGCTGATGGTTTATGGGGGACACACCCGATTTTAGTCGGCATAGTAATTGTTGTTAATGCCCTCACTGCATTTAGTTTAACTAGAGAATTTGCTTTAATTTTTGGTGGTAAACCCAAACAAATGAGTGAACGTTCTCCCGAAGCTATTTGGTTAATGGTTTTGCCAATGATGATTTTATCTGGCTTTGTTTTACATCTACCAATAGTTTTACAAAGTTTATCATTACTTCCCGAATGGGCAACATTAAATAAAGATGTCGCCCTACTATTAATTTGGTCAAGTATCTTTGGGTGCAGTATTAGCAGCATCATCTATTTAGGCAACATTCCTAAACCAATTCGTTTACCCTGGCAGGGCTTACAAAATTTATTTGCTTACGACTTTTACACCCCTAAACTTTACAAAGTTACCATTATTTTCGGCGTTGCCCAACTTTCTAAATTTGCCGATATGCTGGACAGATTTGTAATAGATGGTATCGTCAATTTTGTTGGTTTATTTTCTCTTTTAGGTGGTGAAGGCTTGAAATATAGTAACACTGGACAAACTCAATCTTATGCCTTAACAGTGCTTTTAGGAGTCGGTGTTTTAGGTGCTTGGGTAACATGGCCTTTCTGGGGAATTCAACTCATGGATTTAATTTTCTAA
- a CDS encoding NADH-quinone oxidoreductase subunit M: MLSVLIWLPIIAAIIIGFYPVKDVPANRIRLVSLIVTGLVLLWNIFLLLKFDISNPGIQFTEYLPWNETLGLSYQLGVDGLSILMLVLNSFLTWIAIYSSSKDTERPRLFYSLILLVSGGAAGAFLSENLLLFFLFYELELIPFYLLISIWGGEKRAYAGMKFLIYTAISGAFILATFLGMVWLTGSRSFAFDAVATQNISAGMQLVLLAGIVLGFGIKIPLVPFHTWLPDAYVEASTPIAILLGGVLAKLGTYGLLRFGLGMFPQAWHIIAPNLAIWGAISAIYGAVVAISQTDIKRMVAYSSIGHMGYILLAAAAATPLSLVGAVAQMFSHGIILAILFHLVGVIETKVGTRELDKLNGLMSPIRGLPLISALLVLSGMASAGIPGLTGFIAEFISFQGSFSTFPIPTILCVVASGLTAVYFVILLNRTCFGKLQNNLAYYPRVLWNEKVPALILASLIIFLGVQPVWLVRWSETTTTAMVAAIPTTEKTVIALK, from the coding sequence ATGTTGAGTGTTTTAATTTGGCTACCAATTATAGCCGCTATAATCATCGGTTTTTATCCAGTAAAAGATGTTCCTGCGAATCGGATTCGGTTAGTATCTTTAATCGTTACAGGTTTAGTTTTGCTGTGGAATATTTTCCTTTTGTTAAAATTTGATATCAGCAATCCAGGGATACAATTTACCGAATATTTACCTTGGAATGAAACATTAGGGTTGAGTTATCAATTAGGAGTTGACGGATTATCAATATTAATGTTGGTATTAAATAGCTTCCTCACTTGGATTGCTATTTATAGCAGCAGCAAAGATACAGAACGCCCTCGGTTATTTTATTCTCTGATTTTATTAGTTAGTGGTGGCGCGGCTGGTGCTTTCTTATCAGAGAATTTACTTTTGTTCTTCCTCTTTTATGAATTGGAATTAATTCCCTTTTATTTACTAATTTCCATTTGGGGGGGAGAAAAACGAGCTTATGCGGGCATGAAATTCCTGATTTATACAGCCATTTCTGGGGCTTTCATTTTAGCCACATTTTTAGGAATGGTGTGGTTAACAGGTTCTCGCAGTTTTGCCTTTGATGCTGTTGCAACTCAAAATATTTCTGCCGGAATGCAATTAGTATTATTAGCAGGAATAGTTTTAGGTTTTGGAATCAAGATTCCTTTAGTTCCTTTCCATACTTGGCTACCAGATGCTTATGTTGAAGCATCCACGCCTATTGCTATTTTGCTAGGTGGAGTATTAGCAAAACTAGGAACTTATGGATTATTACGATTTGGCTTAGGAATGTTTCCCCAAGCTTGGCATATTATCGCCCCAAATTTAGCAATTTGGGGGGCAATTAGCGCGATTTATGGGGCAGTAGTAGCGATATCGCAAACAGACATAAAACGGATGGTAGCATATAGTTCTATCGGACACATGGGCTATATTTTACTAGCAGCCGCCGCCGCCACACCTTTATCATTAGTTGGTGCAGTTGCCCAAATGTTTAGTCATGGAATTATTCTCGCTATTCTCTTCCATTTAGTCGGAGTTATCGAAACCAAAGTTGGCACCAGAGAATTAGACAAACTCAATGGTTTAATGAGTCCTATTCGCGGTTTACCATTAATTAGTGCCTTACTAGTTTTGAGTGGCATGGCCAGCGCAGGTATTCCCGGTTTAACTGGTTTCATTGCTGAATTTATTTCCTTTCAAGGTAGTTTTTCAACCTTCCCTATTCCCACAATTTTATGTGTGGTTGCATCTGGTTTAACCGCAGTTTATTTTGTTATTCTTCTCAATCGTACCTGTTTTGGCAAGCTGCAAAATAACCTAGCCTACTATCCCAGAGTATTATGGAATGAAAAAGTCCCTGCCCTAATTTTGGCATCCTTAATCATCTTTTTAGGAGTACAACCAGTTTGGTTAGTGCGTTGGAGTGAAACTACAACTACTGCAATGGTAGCCGCAATTCCTACTACAGAAAAAACTGTAATTGCTTTGAAGTAA